A portion of the Celeribacter baekdonensis genome contains these proteins:
- a CDS encoding glycosyltransferase family 2 protein, translating into MTHLITRTLTHSTLGPATLLAAIGLESGKAELFFSRSTQMSEAVAQNLLLDAELKSVGDAPWITGTVPPEGIRAYFQGTLCEITPMATEPDHMAGRNVALATRNGEPADVVLEWLRYHAVHQGMNGAVILDRAAPGTEDGFAEALAKGLTTLSADMAVVLVHCDVPLGHPDLPSETHPYVTPGAPGKDRMEVPDADPWSAPLADVLIYEILRHLYLHQARAVANIEVYDLIPPAPEGSVFDLAQEAEHGVVQLIGQQCYPWRVRDDDTVQFADHVCVQFDEKKRRGRWCVAPAKLPEGAVFRLVRVGGVEPTTRYGFYRYMALRHLAPTVSRIVPKASLIHAQPLIDMAASEWGHKPILMPEEKVAKPPRGDNSVAIVTCMKNEGPFILEWIAYHRAIGVEGFLVYTNDCTDGTDTFLELLQDKGYVQHRDNKFHDTGLKPQHHALQSAESEEVVMGADWAISMDVDEFINIKVGDGTMSALFDVVPDANLISCTWRLFGNADVHEYEDAFLLAQFDRCAPEFANKPHQAWGFKTLFKNVGLFKKLGVHRPKGLKPQIWDKIRWYNGSAKPMPKNEFRNAWRSNASTYGYDVVQLNHYAVRSAESFLVKRDRGRVNHVDRDQGLAYWFRMNNNYEQETSIQRMIPRVQAEFDRLMADPDIRAQHEACVKAHREKIDALRATENYAAFYQELTGWRMEKLARMHRHFGANVFLNGPQTVPDEIVAKDPSEDFFFTVDKGETVH; encoded by the coding sequence ATGACCCACCTCATCACACGCACCCTGACGCATAGCACGCTTGGCCCTGCCACGCTTTTGGCCGCTATTGGGCTTGAGAGCGGCAAGGCGGAATTGTTTTTCAGCCGCAGCACTCAGATGAGCGAGGCGGTGGCGCAGAACCTGTTGCTGGATGCCGAGCTGAAATCCGTGGGCGATGCGCCTTGGATCACCGGAACCGTGCCACCCGAGGGCATTCGTGCCTATTTCCAAGGGACGCTGTGCGAGATCACCCCAATGGCCACAGAGCCTGACCATATGGCCGGGCGCAACGTGGCGTTGGCCACGCGCAATGGCGAGCCTGCGGATGTGGTTCTGGAATGGCTGCGCTACCACGCGGTGCATCAGGGCATGAATGGTGCGGTGATTTTGGACCGTGCTGCTCCGGGCACGGAGGATGGGTTTGCCGAGGCCTTGGCCAAGGGTCTGACCACGCTGAGTGCCGATATGGCGGTGGTTTTGGTGCATTGTGATGTGCCGCTGGGTCATCCTGACCTGCCTTCTGAGACCCACCCCTATGTCACCCCCGGTGCGCCCGGCAAAGACCGGATGGAGGTGCCTGATGCCGATCCATGGAGCGCGCCGTTGGCGGATGTTCTGATCTATGAGATCCTGCGCCATCTGTATTTGCATCAGGCCCGCGCCGTGGCCAATATCGAGGTCTATGACCTGATCCCGCCCGCCCCTGAAGGGTCAGTGTTCGATCTGGCGCAAGAGGCCGAACATGGTGTCGTGCAACTGATCGGCCAGCAATGTTATCCGTGGCGCGTGCGCGACGATGACACCGTGCAGTTTGCCGATCACGTCTGCGTCCAGTTTGATGAGAAAAAGCGGCGGGGGCGGTGGTGTGTGGCCCCAGCCAAACTGCCCGAGGGGGCGGTGTTTCGCCTGGTCCGGGTGGGCGGGGTCGAGCCAACGACGCGCTACGGCTTTTACCGCTACATGGCGCTGCGCCACCTCGCGCCCACCGTATCGCGGATCGTGCCCAAAGCCTCGCTCATTCATGCGCAACCGCTCATCGACATGGCCGCCTCGGAATGGGGGCACAAGCCGATTTTGATGCCTGAAGAGAAAGTCGCCAAACCGCCGCGCGGCGACAATTCGGTGGCGATTGTCACCTGTATGAAAAACGAAGGCCCGTTCATTTTGGAATGGATCGCCTATCACCGCGCCATCGGGGTCGAGGGATTTTTGGTCTACACCAATGATTGCACCGATGGCACCGACACGTTTTTAGAGCTGTTACAGGACAAGGGATATGTCCAACACCGTGACAATAAGTTCCACGACACCGGGCTGAAACCACAACACCACGCCTTGCAAAGTGCCGAAAGCGAAGAGGTGGTGATGGGCGCGGATTGGGCGATTTCGATGGATGTGGATGAGTTCATCAACATCAAAGTCGGGGATGGCACGATGAGCGCGCTGTTTGACGTGGTGCCCGATGCCAACCTGATTTCCTGCACTTGGCGGCTGTTTGGCAATGCCGATGTGCATGAGTATGAGGATGCCTTTTTATTGGCACAGTTTGACCGCTGCGCACCCGAATTTGCCAACAAACCGCATCAGGCTTGGGGCTTTAAAACCCTGTTTAAAAACGTCGGCCTGTTCAAAAAACTTGGCGTGCACCGGCCCAAGGGGCTTAAACCGCAAATCTGGGACAAAATCCGGTGGTACAATGGCTCGGCCAAGCCGATGCCGAAAAACGAGTTTCGCAATGCGTGGCGTTCCAATGCCTCGACCTATGGCTATGACGTGGTGCAGCTCAACCACTATGCCGTGCGCTCGGCCGAAAGCTTTTTGGTCAAACGCGATCGGGGTCGGGTGAACCATGTGGATCGCGACCAAGGGCTGGCCTATTGGTTCCGCATGAACAACAATTACGAACAAGAAACCTCGATTCAGCGGATGATCCCGCGGGTGCAGGCGGAGTTTGACCGCCTGATGGCCGACCCTGACATCCGCGCCCAGCACGAGGCCTGTGTCAAAGCCCACCGCGAGAAAATCGACGCGTTGCGCGCCACCGAAAACTACGCGGCGTTTTACCAAGAGCTGACCGGCTGGCGGATGGAAAAACTGGCCCGGATGCATCGGCATTTTGGCGCGAATGTCTTTCTCAACGGGCCGCAAACCGTCCCCGACGAGATCGTCGCCAAAGACCCCAGTGAGGATTTCTTTTTCACCGTGGACAAAGGGGAGACGGTGCATTGA
- a CDS encoding glycosyltransferase family 2 protein, with amino-acid sequence MNTLAITCLRDEGPWLLDWLSHHKAAGFTHFLIASHDCTDGSDQMLDALDAAGLITHVPFVPKGEKSVQWQAMKLLSKHKRYQNADLALFFDVDEYLVMQDAGAVAELMPETADAMPLRWHLFGNSGFGTWDDVPVPERFTMAAPDGISLPLAHFFKTLHRPKAFRDLGVHRPKNRKDAALPNWVSASGAALPASFSAAQARINLFGVAHEKERAWLNHYSVRSIEEFVLKSARGLPNHMQKPIGAGYWAERNFNITSDTRIAAMRPAAHAVRAEMADFEPLHQACVDAHRARLKALLSQREVVELMWQLTLMGGSNPPGPTQLAAHLARLKALTPEA; translated from the coding sequence TTGAACACACTCGCGATTACATGTCTGCGCGACGAGGGGCCATGGCTTCTGGACTGGCTTTCCCATCATAAAGCCGCCGGGTTCACTCATTTCCTCATCGCCTCACATGACTGTACCGATGGCAGTGATCAGATGCTTGATGCCTTGGACGCGGCGGGTCTCATCACCCATGTGCCTTTTGTGCCCAAGGGCGAGAAATCGGTGCAATGGCAGGCGATGAAACTCCTGTCCAAACACAAACGCTATCAAAACGCCGATTTGGCACTGTTTTTTGATGTCGATGAATATCTGGTGATGCAAGACGCGGGAGCTGTCGCGGAATTGATGCCCGAGACAGCCGACGCAATGCCGTTGCGTTGGCATTTGTTTGGCAACAGCGGCTTTGGCACATGGGATGACGTGCCGGTGCCCGAGCGCTTCACCATGGCCGCCCCCGATGGTATCTCCTTGCCCCTCGCGCATTTTTTCAAGACGCTGCACCGCCCCAAAGCCTTTCGTGACTTGGGCGTGCATCGTCCGAAAAACCGCAAAGACGCCGCGCTTCCCAATTGGGTCTCCGCCAGTGGTGCCGCCCTGCCCGCCTCGTTTTCCGCCGCCCAAGCCCGGATCAACCTGTTCGGCGTGGCGCATGAAAAAGAGCGTGCTTGGCTCAATCATTACTCCGTGCGCTCGATCGAAGAATTCGTGCTGAAATCCGCGCGCGGCCTGCCCAACCATATGCAAAAGCCGATTGGCGCGGGCTATTGGGCGGAACGGAATTTTAACATCACCTCAGACACACGCATCGCCGCCATGCGGCCTGCGGCCCATGCTGTGCGCGCCGAAATGGCCGACTTTGAACCGCTGCATCAGGCCTGTGTTGACGCCCACCGCGCGCGGCTCAAAGCCTTACTGTCGCAGCGCGAGGTGGTGGAACTGATGTGGCAACTGACCCTCATGGGCGGCTCCAACCCGCCCGGCCCAACGCAATTGGCCGCGCATTTGGCGCGTCTCAAAGCCCTGACACCAGAGGCCTGA
- a CDS encoding sulfotransferase family 2 domain-containing protein has translation MAQLPVIGALWMEGPLSYLEQLCLKSFVDAGHKVVLYHYGPLENVPEGIELGDANEFLPQTNFLQHERTGSPALHSDLFRYKMLEKSDNVIWADTDAYCMRPFETETGHYFGWESEKHINGGVLGLPKDSDALKALLEFTSDEFSIPSYYGEKYQAELEQKKAEGTPVHASEQPWGVWGPHAVSHFLHQTGEEKYAFPQEVLYPFTFKDRRIMLKRDVDVSPYVTDKTTSVHLYGRRMRMRLIEKEGGAPHPKSFLASLLRKHDIDPAKAPIMTRHKPQVDESAAKDEKAKPAEPAQGLVIGDPAFMARIGLEALKGDKSFGQVAKEFKVDNKLVRACRDRIRDHASDLFVPVDVGGVSASDLMANYIHRRHFLQTANLSAFTPPGSKFLFMKTSKAACSTVMATLIRQMARARGDEENGVMETLNSVHSPPANLVMSGLKALNEQMIMDALADPDVFKFTVIRDPISRTVSAWADKIDGNEKEKGRLMRYLGRDEDSTITLKQFIALLAEDEGARDLDRHWRLQRKETSYDLIDYDYIGLVEEMDAAMEKIVGTCFGAEAAGEIVDTRRTLGHKTKSSELIETLSAKDLKNLEKAFGPDFEMYEEVKARLSQSAAA, from the coding sequence ATGGCACAGTTACCAGTGATCGGTGCGTTGTGGATGGAAGGTCCGCTGAGTTACCTCGAACAGCTTTGTCTGAAATCCTTTGTCGATGCAGGGCATAAGGTCGTTCTGTATCATTATGGCCCGCTTGAAAATGTCCCCGAGGGGATCGAGCTTGGCGATGCCAACGAATTCCTGCCGCAGACGAATTTCCTGCAACATGAGCGCACCGGCTCGCCCGCGCTGCATTCCGATCTCTTCCGCTATAAAATGTTGGAAAAAAGCGACAATGTGATCTGGGCCGACACCGATGCCTATTGCATGCGCCCATTTGAGACCGAGACCGGACATTATTTTGGCTGGGAAAGCGAAAAACACATCAACGGCGGTGTGCTGGGTCTGCCGAAAGACAGCGATGCGTTGAAGGCGCTGTTGGAGTTCACCTCCGACGAGTTTTCGATCCCGAGCTATTATGGCGAGAAATACCAAGCCGAGTTGGAACAGAAAAAGGCCGAAGGCACGCCGGTCCACGCCTCGGAACAGCCGTGGGGCGTCTGGGGGCCACATGCGGTCAGCCATTTCTTGCACCAAACCGGTGAGGAAAAATACGCCTTCCCGCAGGAGGTGCTCTATCCGTTCACCTTCAAAGATCGCCGGATCATGTTGAAACGTGACGTCGATGTGTCGCCCTATGTCACTGACAAAACCACCTCCGTGCACCTTTATGGCCGCCGGATGCGGATGCGCTTGATCGAAAAGGAGGGCGGTGCACCGCACCCGAAATCTTTCCTCGCGTCGCTGTTGCGCAAACATGACATTGACCCGGCCAAAGCGCCGATCATGACCCGTCATAAACCGCAGGTCGATGAAAGTGCCGCCAAAGATGAAAAGGCGAAACCCGCCGAACCCGCACAGGGTTTGGTGATTGGTGATCCGGCCTTCATGGCGCGGATCGGGCTAGAGGCGCTCAAAGGCGACAAATCTTTTGGTCAAGTTGCCAAAGAGTTCAAAGTCGATAACAAACTGGTTCGCGCTTGCCGTGACCGCATTCGCGACCATGCCAGCGACCTGTTCGTTCCGGTCGACGTGGGCGGTGTTTCCGCCTCCGATCTGATGGCGAATTACATCCACCGCCGGCATTTCCTGCAAACTGCGAACCTATCGGCCTTTACCCCGCCGGGGTCGAAGTTTTTGTTCATGAAAACCTCAAAAGCGGCCTGTTCGACGGTGATGGCCACCTTGATCCGACAAATGGCACGGGCGCGGGGGGACGAGGAAAACGGCGTGATGGAAACGCTTAATTCGGTCCATTCCCCGCCCGCCAATCTGGTGATGAGCGGTTTGAAGGCCTTGAATGAACAGATGATTATGGACGCTTTGGCGGACCCGGATGTGTTCAAATTCACCGTGATCCGCGACCCGATCAGTCGCACGGTCTCAGCCTGGGCCGATAAGATCGACGGCAATGAGAAAGAAAAAGGTCGCCTGATGCGCTATCTTGGGCGCGATGAGGACAGCACGATCACCCTCAAACAATTCATCGCGCTTTTGGCCGAGGATGAGGGCGCACGGGATCTGGACCGTCATTGGCGGCTTCAACGCAAAGAAACCAGTTATGATTTGATCGACTATGATTACATCGGGCTGGTGGAAGAGATGGATGCGGCGATGGAGAAAATTGTGGGCACCTGTTTTGGTGCAGAAGCTGCGGGGGAGATCGTCGACACCCGTCGCACCCTTGGTCACAAAACCAAATCCTCTGAGCTGATTGAAACGCTGTCTGCGAAGGATTTGAAAAACCTCGAAAAGGCCTTTGGACCGGATTTTGAAATGTACGAAGAGGTCAAAGCCCGGCTGAGCCAATCCGCCGCCGCCTAA
- a CDS encoding AbrB family transcriptional regulator gives MPQRPSLPHVAPKRLALIVLTLCLGAAGGTGFYLAHLPLPWMLGPMLVIFACVMAGAPLEAPNALRPIVIPVIGVMLGSSFTPETFHHLARWGLSLAGLAVYLAMAAALVVPFYIKVGRLDPITAFFSAMPGGLNEMTVIGGALGGDEKRIILAHAGRIVVSISIIALWFRVILGYEVRGVSLAADPATSMTVLSALILIGCAVLGAWIGGKLRLPAPGLLGPLLLSAAAHISGLTHSSPPALIIVAAQVILGASMGARFKGAGGRLVAETLLLTFGGTLLMMALSLAVAMVFHNLFGQTVEQVLLAYAPGGLTEMSLVALAMHAEVAYISIHHLVRIVIIVAVAPTLLTKIAKRIGY, from the coding sequence GTGCCCCAACGTCCGTCCCTCCCACACGTCGCCCCCAAACGTCTTGCCCTGATCGTGCTGACGCTGTGCCTTGGTGCGGCGGGGGGCACCGGATTTTATCTGGCGCATTTGCCTTTGCCGTGGATGCTTGGACCGATGTTGGTGATTTTTGCCTGCGTGATGGCGGGCGCGCCACTTGAGGCACCAAACGCCTTGCGTCCGATCGTGATCCCGGTGATCGGCGTCATGTTGGGATCAAGTTTCACCCCCGAGACCTTTCACCATCTGGCGCGCTGGGGCCTCTCTTTGGCCGGGCTTGCGGTCTATCTGGCCATGGCTGCGGCGCTTGTGGTGCCGTTTTATATCAAGGTCGGTCGGCTTGATCCGATCACCGCGTTTTTCTCCGCCATGCCCGGTGGCCTCAATGAAATGACGGTGATTGGCGGCGCGCTTGGGGGCGATGAAAAGCGGATTATTCTGGCCCATGCCGGACGGATCGTGGTGTCGATTTCGATCATCGCGCTGTGGTTCCGGGTGATTTTAGGCTATGAGGTGCGCGGCGTGTCCTTGGCTGCGGACCCGGCCACCTCGATGACGGTCCTGAGCGCGCTGATCCTGATCGGCTGTGCCGTTTTGGGCGCGTGGATTGGCGGCAAACTCCGCCTGCCTGCGCCCGGACTTTTGGGGCCGCTTCTGTTGTCAGCGGCCGCGCATATCTCCGGGCTGACCCATTCCTCGCCGCCAGCGTTGATCATCGTGGCAGCACAGGTGATCCTTGGCGCGTCGATGGGCGCGCGGTTCAAAGGCGCGGGCGGGCGGCTTGTGGCCGAAACGCTGTTGCTCACCTTCGGTGGCACGCTTTTGATGATGGCACTGTCGCTGGCCGTGGCGATGGTGTTTCACAACCTATTTGGGCAAACCGTGGAACAGGTGCTTTTGGCCTATGCGCCGGGGGGCTTGACCGAAATGTCTTTGGTGGCTTTGGCGATGCACGCAGAGGTCGCCTATATCTCGATCCATCACCTTGTGCGGATCGTGATCATTGTGGCTGTGGCCCCAACACTCTTGACCAAAATCGCAAAACGGATCGGGTATTGA
- the phnC gene encoding phosphonate ABC transporter ATP-binding protein has translation MLEVKGLTKRFGGNLAVDNVSFRVDRPMMIGIIGRSGAGKSTFLRMINRLTSASEGVLSFEGRNVLELSGKAKRDWQSTCAMIFQQFNLVPRMDVVSNVLHGTLGRRSTLATMFNLYPASDIHQAIDILDRLGIAQHAEKRAEALSGGQQQRVAIARALMQDPKVILADEPIASLDPMNAQTVMEALRRIHDEDGRMVIANLHTLDTARRYCDRIIGMRDGRMVFDGTPAQLTTGVARDIYGAGADFSEAATSTEIRDHHDIEAAEIRNAEVAI, from the coding sequence ATGCTCGAAGTTAAAGGTCTGACAAAGCGGTTTGGGGGCAACCTTGCCGTGGACAACGTCAGCTTTCGCGTGGACCGTCCGATGATGATCGGCATCATTGGCCGTTCTGGTGCGGGCAAATCGACCTTTTTGCGGATGATCAATCGTTTGACCTCGGCTTCCGAGGGCGTGCTGTCCTTTGAGGGGCGCAATGTGTTGGAGCTTTCAGGCAAGGCCAAGCGGGACTGGCAATCGACCTGCGCGATGATCTTTCAACAATTCAACCTTGTGCCGCGCATGGATGTGGTTTCGAACGTGTTGCATGGCACGTTGGGTCGCCGCTCGACCTTGGCGACGATGTTCAACCTCTATCCCGCAAGCGACATCCACCAAGCCATCGACATTCTCGACCGCCTTGGCATCGCCCAACATGCCGAGAAACGTGCCGAGGCACTGTCTGGCGGGCAACAACAACGGGTCGCGATTGCACGGGCTTTGATGCAAGATCCGAAAGTGATCTTGGCTGATGAACCGATCGCATCGCTTGACCCGATGAATGCGCAAACCGTCATGGAAGCACTCAGACGCATCCACGACGAAGACGGCCGCATGGTCATCGCCAATCTGCACACGCTCGACACGGCGCGGCGCTATTGCGACCGCATCATCGGCATGCGCGACGGGCGTATGGTGTTTGACGGCACCCCTGCACAGCTCACAACCGGTGTGGCGCGCGACATTTATGGCGCGGGCGCGGATTTTTCCGAGGCCGCCACATCGACCGAAATTCGCGATCACCACGACATTGAAGCGGCTGAAATCCGCAATGCCGAAGTCGCGATCTAA
- the phnD gene encoding phosphonate ABC transporter substrate-binding protein, with product MKHLLAAVLATTALVGAAHAQEIKEFNIGLLGGENAQDRLNSNECLRAYAEEALGVPVKLFAPADYNGVMQGLLGGTLDMAWLGASSYAGIYIQDPEAVEPVLIKINMDGTYGYHSIGFARKESGITSLADMKGKTFGFGDPNSTSGYLIPSIEIPQAGDGITMESGDYFGEVKFTGGHEQTIVAVNNGDIDAGVSWADGQGAWEDGFNSGAFRKAVDAGLIDMNNLVEIWRSKPIPEGPVVLRKTLPDDVKATMTALVENMINTDADCTYGMAAGETLGFQPITHAAYESIVAARLSKAN from the coding sequence ATGAAACACCTGCTTGCTGCTGTTCTTGCGACCACCGCCCTTGTTGGCGCGGCGCATGCCCAAGAGATCAAAGAATTCAACATTGGCCTTTTGGGTGGCGAAAATGCCCAAGACCGTTTGAATTCCAACGAGTGCCTGCGCGCCTATGCCGAAGAGGCTCTTGGCGTTCCGGTCAAACTTTTTGCTCCGGCTGACTACAACGGCGTGATGCAGGGCCTTTTGGGCGGCACGCTCGACATGGCTTGGCTCGGTGCGTCGTCCTATGCGGGCATTTACATCCAAGACCCTGAGGCTGTTGAGCCGGTGCTGATCAAAATCAACATGGATGGCACCTACGGCTACCACTCCATCGGTTTCGCACGCAAAGAGTCCGGCATCACCTCGTTGGCGGATATGAAGGGCAAAACCTTTGGCTTTGGTGATCCGAACTCCACCTCCGGCTACCTGATCCCGTCGATCGAAATCCCGCAAGCGGGCGACGGCATCACCATGGAGTCCGGCGACTATTTTGGTGAAGTTAAATTCACCGGCGGTCACGAGCAAACCATCGTTGCGGTCAACAATGGCGACATCGACGCTGGCGTGTCCTGGGCTGACGGCCAAGGCGCATGGGAAGACGGGTTCAACTCCGGTGCGTTCCGTAAAGCTGTGGACGCAGGTCTGATTGACATGAACAATCTGGTTGAAATCTGGCGCTCCAAACCGATCCCTGAGGGTCCGGTTGTGCTGCGCAAAACCCTGCCGGATGATGTCAAGGCGACCATGACCGCATTGGTCGAAAACATGATCAACACCGATGCAGATTGTACCTACGGCATGGCCGCAGGCGAAACTCTGGGTTTTCAGCCGATCACCCATGCGGCCTATGAATCCATCGTCGCCGCACGTCTGTCGAAAGCCAACTAA
- the phnE gene encoding phosphonate ABC transporter, permease protein PhnE, whose amino-acid sequence MSFVSPSVDPKHMHNRAAAMIARKRLLTFVAPFFVLGYFVYIFFAFDIMGLAERARLDNAVTLVSDTYSYKTVVERNNRTGVIEVAVEGERKGTYDASNYPGWVNVGDDTAVISLDDGGTIDILGDVVRYNVPGFGLIEATQNRTDGVMLNLDTTDLPDWISYSKTRVTITTDAARLSLTKARTEVFVYDFGWELFWVTLDSPYSGHSLMEVLTGPQLDPTRPNIAGAWHDFWNNAIWRHGETAWALFETILMAFLGTFGAAIIALPLAFMAANNFAPFIAVRLLARRLFDFLRGVDGLIWTILLSRAFGPGPMTGALAMLFTDTGSFGKLFSEALENVDSKQIEGIASTGAKPMQRYRFGVIPQIVPVLLSQVLYFLESNTRSATIIGAITGGGIGLLLTQAMITQKDWEEVTYYIILIVLMVMGMDTVSSWLRRKLIKGD is encoded by the coding sequence ATGAGCTTTGTGTCCCCCTCTGTTGATCCCAAACATATGCACAATCGCGCCGCCGCGATGATCGCTCGCAAACGGCTTTTGACCTTTGTTGCGCCGTTTTTTGTCTTGGGCTATTTCGTTTATATTTTCTTCGCCTTCGACATTATGGGACTGGCGGAACGCGCGCGTCTAGACAATGCCGTGACGCTTGTCTCGGACACCTACAGCTACAAAACCGTGGTCGAGCGCAACAATCGCACAGGCGTGATCGAGGTCGCGGTCGAGGGTGAGCGCAAAGGCACCTATGACGCCAGCAACTATCCCGGTTGGGTCAATGTCGGCGATGATACGGCTGTGATCAGCCTCGATGATGGCGGCACGATCGACATTCTCGGCGATGTTGTGCGCTATAACGTGCCGGGGTTTGGCCTCATTGAGGCGACGCAAAACCGCACAGATGGCGTGATGCTCAATCTCGACACCACGGATTTGCCGGACTGGATTTCCTATTCCAAAACCCGCGTGACCATCACCACCGACGCGGCGCGGCTGTCCTTGACCAAAGCCCGCACCGAGGTCTTTGTCTATGACTTTGGCTGGGAGCTGTTTTGGGTCACATTGGACAGCCCCTATTCGGGTCACTCGTTGATGGAGGTCCTCACCGGGCCGCAACTCGACCCGACCCGCCCGAACATCGCAGGCGCATGGCATGATTTTTGGAACAACGCCATTTGGCGTCATGGCGAGACCGCTTGGGCGCTGTTCGAAACCATCCTGATGGCCTTTCTCGGGACCTTTGGCGCGGCGATCATCGCACTGCCTCTGGCCTTCATGGCGGCCAATAACTTTGCGCCCTTCATCGCTGTTCGGCTATTGGCGCGACGGTTGTTTGACTTTCTGCGCGGGGTTGATGGGTTGATCTGGACCATCTTACTGTCGCGTGCTTTTGGCCCCGGACCGATGACCGGCGCTTTGGCGATGTTGTTCACCGACACCGGGTCTTTCGGCAAACTGTTTTCCGAAGCCTTGGAGAACGTCGACAGCAAACAGATCGAAGGCATCGCCTCCACAGGTGCCAAACCGATGCAGCGCTACCGTTTCGGCGTGATCCCGCAAATCGTCCCCGTGCTCTTGTCACAAGTGCTCTATTTCCTCGAATCGAACACCCGCTCGGCCACCATCATCGGTGCGATCACCGGCGGCGGCATCGGGCTTTTGCTGACACAGGCCATGATCACCCAAAAGGATTGGGAAGAGGTCACTTATTACATCATTCTCATTGTCTTGATGGTGATGGGGATGGACACGGTCTCAAGTTGGCTGCGCCGCAAATTGATCAAAGGTGACTGA
- a CDS encoding chloramphenicol acetyltransferase — MPKLSATAPFLHDGAEVTRSTFGAYCEVGKGARVLNSEFMDYAYCDQYADIANTTLGKFANIAAFTRIGPTDHPYQNASLHHFLYRSSYYWEDAEDDPAFFAARSARRSSIGHDTWIGHGAIIKPEVTIGNGAIVASGAVVTKDVAPYMIVAGVPAVPLRARYPDGIAERMEALAWWDWSHLVLKHALADFRALPAEAFLEKYE; from the coding sequence ATGCCAAAACTCAGCGCGACGGCCCCCTTTCTCCATGACGGAGCCGAGGTGACACGCTCGACCTTTGGTGCCTATTGCGAGGTCGGTAAAGGGGCGCGGGTGTTGAATTCCGAATTCATGGATTACGCCTATTGCGACCAATATGCCGACATTGCCAACACCACTTTGGGCAAATTTGCCAACATTGCCGCCTTCACCCGGATCGGGCCGACCGATCATCCGTATCAAAACGCATCGCTTCATCATTTCCTCTACCGCTCCTCCTATTATTGGGAGGATGCCGAGGATGATCCCGCGTTTTTCGCCGCGCGTTCTGCCCGCCGCTCCAGCATCGGCCACGACACGTGGATCGGTCACGGCGCGATCATCAAACCGGAGGTGACCATCGGCAATGGGGCCATCGTGGCCTCGGGCGCTGTGGTGACCAAAGATGTCGCGCCCTATATGATCGTCGCGGGCGTGCCCGCCGTGCCGTTGCGTGCACGCTACCCGGACGGGATTGCCGAGCGGATGGAGGCCTTGGCGTGGTGGGATTGGAGCCATTTGGTGTTGAAGCATGCCCTTGCCGATTTTCGGGCACTGCCTGCCGAGGCCTTTCTGGAGAAATACGAATAG